The Phragmites australis chromosome 13, lpPhrAust1.1, whole genome shotgun sequence DNA window TATACTGGAGGTGAAATTATCAAGGCTGCTAGTGTGTTTGTGAAAATACCAGATCAAATGGGCATGATGTTTGCACTTCCAGAATCATTCAGGAGGGAATTTATTTTAAACATGCTCGAAGGTACCCGAAAGTTCAATCATCAATTCATCCCTTCCATTGCCTTTTCCCTGTCATGTTCATTTGTTTAATCACGTCACACAAAAATGACTTTAGATATGCATGTACCTTTGATTGTTCTCTTATTTACTCACTGCATAGCTAGATTTGGCCTTAGATCAGAAATAGATCCTAGCTAGCTCCTGCATAGTTATTCTCATGACCGAAAATTCTCAGCTTTTGTTCTTGGCACTATAAATATGTATGTTATGTATGCCTCTATTTATGTTAAGTGATCATGTGGTGCATTGGTGGAAGTTAAAGTGTTAAACCATCTCTAGTTGTTGTGCTGCTGCTCGATTCAGGGCATATCTGTCAGGCATTAAGGCTGCATAGTTGTTCCAGGCATTCAGCCTTACTTGTCAACTTTGACTCTGTTTGCATCTACCTGTATAAATCGTTTCAGTTGTTTGTACAAAAGCCTGACAACTCGTATatttgataatttatttttctttttgcagaaGAAGCTAATAAAAAGTGATGAGAAGTTTGGAAGAGATAAAAGATGAAATAATTCAGTCCTTCATTGTTATCTACTCATGAAGTCCTCTAAGACTATACTACTCATAAATTTAGAGACCATGTTATCTGGTATTTGATTTGTAAAAGCCTATTCAATCTTTCATTGTCCGTAATTGCAGATTAACATGTCCAGCAAGAGACCTTAAACCTCCTTGCGAAAACTGCTATGGAATCTGATATTGTTATCTGCTATGGAATGTGCCTATTCAGTCTTTCATTGTCCGTAATTGCAGATTAACATCTCCTCCTTGTAATGAATGTTTTGGTTAGCACATTCAAGTGAGCAAAAACTGCTATGGAATTTCTGTAATGTTTATGTTCTGTTTAGCATTGATTCTTGCACATTCAAATGGAACTTCCTATGAATTTCTGCATTGTTTTGTTTagcttctgaaaaaaaaaattcatgcgtgcgtgcgtgcaatAGCTCCTACCAGATTAATTCTTGCACATTCAAGTGAAACTTCCTATGAATTTCTGCATTGTTCTGTTTagcttctgaaaaaaaaatttcatgtGGACGCAAAAGCATAAAAAGGTCGTTTGCTCTGTTTTCTACTTTTCATATGGAAAATTCCTTTGTCGCAGCatatattattgtacttgttaGACTGGTGAAGTATTCATGCAGTCTCTTCAGATTTTGCAGCCATGCCAGTAATTAGATCAAAAAGGATGCTTGGTGAAATAACTGAAAAAATCAATCATGACGGCTAGTTTTGAGCCAAAGATTAGTGAAGTCAACTTGAGAAATGCTACGCATCGATAAATCTTAGTTTTGTGTTTCTATTTAAGGAATTCCTATTTGTTCTTAAAACAATGATAAATCTTTTATCCCGTTCATGGCAACCATGATGCCAAAAGTTTGATCATGCAGCCAGCTTATTTGGCCAATTTATTCATTTTTTAGATGAAACCTTTGTTTATTTTGTCTTTATTAGCAATTTCGAGATGAAGCATGATTAGAGTTCCTACCGTAAGCAATGCGCAAAGTAAAATATTGAATTCCTAAACAAGTGTAAAACTAAGCGGAATGGAGTTTTCTGTAACCACAAAATAAGAGCCTAGCATAAAGTTTTGCATAGAACGCATGGTGGTATAATTTCTCTTTTATAATTAGTAGGAAACTAGAATTCCCACCACCATCATTAATTtaccaacaaaaagaaaaacgctTCATGGACCCATGTTGTAAGAAGAGTTCTTAAAGTTGTTGGTGGTAAAAAGGATTTAGCGTCAAAGAAATCTTTTGTTACACTAGCTATTAGGATTTAGCGTCAAAGAAATAGTTGAATAAGTGCCCTAGCAAACATTATACTGTAATTTGCAAATAAATTCTGTTCAGAgtgttttttctttcattttgaaTCCTACTGCGCCTTATGAGCCATGAACTTCTCTTTTTTAGATTACGGAGTTTACTTTTGAGTTGCAGATTGGTGAACTCAAGAAGCTCGTTGTAGAAGGAAAGATGAAATATATCGGGTTATCTGAAGCATCTGCATCAACAATTAGAAGCATGCAGTCCATCCTATCACTGCAGTTCAGCTGGAGTGGTCATTATGGTCTAGAGATGTGGAAGGAGATATAATTCCTACTTGCAGGTATTTTACGAACACAACTTATCCATTCAAAAATTAGGAATATTTATTTTCTGAATAATCTTGTTCCTGTGACAATTTCAGAGAGCTTGCGACTGGAATTGTTGCTTACAGTCCACTAGGCAGAGGGTTCTTCTCTAGTTGGGCAAAATTGATGGACTCGCTCTCAGAGAAGACGTTCGCAAGGTAAATTCCCACGACAGCTATGGAACTTTTTTTTGTAGCAAGTTAATTCATCATTACCCTTTTGTCTGTAAATTTCGTAGGACTAGGAggaatttcatttttttttaaactatcCTGCAAAATTCTTGCATTAAAAACATGGACTAAATATGCATGGATACATAGTTGTGCTCTTATCCTTGATGTGCATTTGTACCATTTCATTGATCGTAGAGACCTGTTTGGATCATGCTTATCTATTTTCTTCATATAATTGTCTCATCCATCTATTAGGAGAAAACAGAATTATATTGGAATTAGCTAATCTATTTGCTCTAATTATGGTCTCATCCATCTACTCGGAGAATACAGAATTAGGAACGCAATCAATTGCCTCTTTTTAATGAGAACTTTATACTCTTGCAGAATATTCCTAGATTTCAACCAGAGAATCTCGACAAGAACGTCCAGATATTCGAGCGTGTAAACGAAATGGcgaaaagaaaaggatgcaCACGGTCACAGCTTGCATTAACTGGCCTGGGTTCACCATCAGGGAAGCGATGTTCGCCCCATACCTGGAACAACAAAATTGGAGAACTTCATCCAGAATGTGGGAGCTCTGTTTGTGAAGCTCACAGCAGATGAGATGACCGAACTTCACTCCTACTACACTGCTGCAGTCCTAGGTGACCGGCATCCTCAAATGGGTTACACCTGGAAGAATTCTGAGACTCCTCCATTGCCTTCTTGGAAATCTGAGTAGGTATATATGTTCAGCAGTGTTTGATGTCCCAGTTCGAAGTAATAAGACAGCTCAAGATGCTCAGGTACACTTGCGAAGACTGTCCTTAAGATGTTCTTGCGGCTGTTCTTCTTGTGTTGCCCTTAAGAGCTCTAACCCTAGTCATTGAGGTGGCCTCAGGTCAGGGCATGGTAAGAAGGGGTGGCGGCGTTGCTACAACAAATTTGGCATTATATGATGAATCATAATCATCACAAAAATGTTATTTTTTGTCACTGATAATTTTCAATAACATAAATAGGTCATCACAGCTATCGTCACAGAAGCTATCATATAATGTATTTAATGATGACATTTTGAAGGATCGTCACAAAGTTAGCAGTAGCTCATCATCTGTGACGAAATGCAATTGTCAATGTATAAACTCATTTTATGACAAAAACTTTGGTTCATTCTTCAATTTTTGTCACGGTTGAGAGGCATACATACTATATGAAATCACATGTCCTCAACTTTCAATACTGGACAGATTACCCTGCCACATTCCAAAGCGGTTTAGCTGTGATATGGTGCTGTCGTGGAAGCAGTTTTGACACATGGAAGTGACATGGCACACATGTCAGCAACATACTTTATGAAGcagcaaataaattttttaaaaagaaaacgGGCCCATAAGTCAGCCTCGCGTGCCTCTTCTCCTATCTTACTCTTCTTTGTTCTCCATGGCTgacacacctctctctctctcaatctaGCGGCTCCTGCTATCCGGCGAGCACCGCACTATGCATCACCTCTCCATCGGTGTGCTACTGCTGCTCACCGTCGGATCCGTGCAACGCATCCGCGGTCGCCTGATGCAGGGAGCCCGTCGAGGGGGCCCATGATGGCCATGGAAATAGAAGGATGATGCCGACGACCTCGCAGTTTCCCGCAGGGCTCCTGCGCGCATGCGGCTCGGTCTTCACGGCATCATGGGCGGCGGCACTCCTACAGGCTAGCAAGATCCACGGCATCTCCCTCTCGCAGGCCAGCTTGCTATACTGCTCGGCGCCCTCCTGCAAGCTAGCTTGCTGATGCCTTGCCGTTGGCCCGGTCCTCATCGCCCTTGCGGCCTACAGCATCGTCGCCAGTCCAATCAGCGTCGCGGAATCATGCAGGCAGCGGTGCGCTCAAGCGGCGACCAACAGCATCGCCAGCTAGCCACGCTGAACCTGTAGCCTGGTAAGCCGGTGGCTCTGCAGCCCGACAGCCACTCGCAGTAGCTTCCTCGGCCGCCACTGGGGTAGGAGGTGGGGATGACTACAGttgggagagagaaaagagcAGAGGAACCGGGGTGGGCCTGATTTGGGTGACGTGGCACGAAAACCAGGTGACGTGCGGCAAAACCggggtgagagttttttttttagattatgATTCTAATTTTTCGAGTTCACGGTGGTAAATCAGATTCCGTGACAAGTTCAGGGGACAAATTGAACTTGTTCCAAATAAAATAATACATGTCGAGTTGGGagaaattttcagaaaagtaGTAATCTGGTAATGGATCAAGTGAACATTGCGGCTAAAAATCGCATGGAATCAGATTTACCGGTGGACTCCACTAAAAAAGCAAACCGATCAAAAATTTGGCCAAATACATTTTGGCCCCATTTGGCATCAAAGACCTATTCTAACTTCAAATCATGTATTGCTGTCTCAACCCAAGCATAAATtgcttttgtatttttcttcaCTTGTCAAATTATGTGCAATTGTGACTGATTTGTAATATGTACTTTACCAGAAAATTCTTCTGAAAGTTGCCATATTTGAAATGTTGTACGGAAATTCGTTGGAGAAAGTCGCGAGATATTTCCAATATTTTGTATATTATTTAGATAATCCAATTTTCCAATTTACGTCCTGGCCTTTTTTAGGTCTGTCTAGTTGTTTGAAGACTActgattttgtgaaaaaaaatctatcaaaTTTTGAACCAATAAGAAGCTGCCATATCAGAGACAAAACTGACATATAGGAAACATAAAAATCTGTCAGATTTGTCAAACGCCAAAAAGAAGGCTAACGAGTACAGAAATAACATGTTACCCAATAAGAAACTCAAAACTGTATAGAATATGACCCAAAtcgaaaaaaagaaatacagaatagaaaaaaaaactataaagaATACTGCCACACATGGCTGAATCTTTGTATCTACTACATGAACATGAATATTAACAGTCGTTAAATCCTTGTTAAGCTTGCGACACAGGGTCAACCTTGCGAAACCTATTGATTCACTCTAGCCAATGGGACACAGTGGTGTTCCTTAAACATATATGaacaaaagcaaaaaagaaaccaaaacctagtcagaagagaaggaaaaagaacacaaacaccataaccaaaaagaaaacagaCAATGCTctaagaggaaaaaaaaaaagaacatactTTCAATTTGTATGCCATCAAGCTCAAGAATTCAGGAAATTCAATGGTTCTGTTTCCATCAGCATCAACCACCTTGATCATATCCTGCAGTTCAGATTCAGTGAGGTTTTGACCCAAGGAGCTCATCACGGTTCCCAGTTCTTCTCTGGTAATGCAGCCTGTATACATTAAGTTCAAAGCAACATTAGATCCTCTAGTGTCAGTTCAGTTTGCTGAAACATCTGTTAAGTAACAAGGGTGCCGGCAAGCCATATATCACCCAAGATCAATAGCATATAATCAACACCATGAGAATAGGATTCACTGTAATGCATAGATTTCATTACATTTCTTCTTGGTTCTACAGAACAATAACAATTTCCGGCTTCAGCTAAAACTCACCATTCATCTGAAGAGAAGAGCACTGAAACTACACACGTACCCCTCAACTGATGGAACAATCTCGCATACACAAGCAAAACACGTTGAATGTAATCAAACTCATATGCATGGCAATGATAGCAGAACCAACCGATTTGTATGTTTAAGAACAATACCACATAACACAGCAATCATGCAAAAAAGCATCCATGAAAATCTGTTCAGCAATTAGGCTTCATCGCAAAcatgcatgcaaaaaaaaaaactcaactagacagACCAACATAACAAaaaaacacaaacacacacgtACAGGTAGACCAATCATACCTTGAGCTCAAAAAGAGTACACCTCTTTGTTGATCATCTAAGCTCAACGAGGTTACCTATTGATTTAGATTGTCCTGGCTCTTCAAGCAAATGGGTTCCTGCAATAAAAAAGTGAATTGACATTATACATTTCAATAAGATTTCagagaaaaatgaaattacacagagagaaagagaaggacAGAAACGAAATTGGCCAtcaaaaaatagagaaagaaaGGCATAGGGAGAGAGATACAGAtagagaaggaaaaagagagggggtatagaaatagagagagaaatGCAGAGAGAAAGATAAAGATAGATACAGAGAAGGATATATGGAGAGAGATATAGATACAAATACAAAGATAAAATACAAGcatagacatatatatatatatatatatatatttctagaAATAGGgaaatatatagaaatatacAGAAATAGATATATACAATTATAGAAATAGAGACACACAAAGAGACAGAAAGATATACACACAAAGAGATAGAAAGATAGAGAGAGGAATAGAGTGAGAGAGGaatagagagaggaagagagagacaactagaaagagagagggatagAGGTAGAGACACAAAGAAATAGTAGAAATATAGATAGAAACAAAAATAGATAGAGATACACACAGAGAGGGAATGAAAGAgaaatatatagagagagacaaAGGTATATAAATTGGCGTGCATAGAGAGAGAAAgtgaacacacatatatatagagagagcaCACATATAGAGAGAGACAAaaacacacacagagagagaaataaatagaaataaaaaagagagaaagagcggtagaaagacaagacagaaaagagagaaatagagGTAAAGATAGATAGACACctagagagagggggagggagggagagagagtgtgcTACAAATAAATAGGGAGATAGAAACATAGATAGAGTTAGAGAAATAAATAGCAGTCATAcacagagatagagagagacaTACAGAGAAATTAATACCTAtatacagagagagagggagggagagagatacAAAGAAAGATTTTAAACATCAGAAAAATAgacagagaaagagagataaaaaataaatagatgagagaaagaaatatacaTAGAAAATACCAACATGCAAAATATAGATATAAAGAAATAGCTACATACATAAATACCtacatacataaatatacatatagagAAATAGATAGAAACATACATCCAACAtacaaaaacaaatatatatgtatagatacATATATGAATAGATACAAAGAGAAAGAGATATATGAATAGATACAACATACAAAGCACGCACATGTACCTCTCTCTTGTATAGCTCAAAACCAGTGTCATCAAGATCAGTGTCATCCACATGTTTGTTTCCttgtaacaaaaataaaataaattagagcTAAGCAATGAAGtaaaatataaaacataaaaaaattaaaaacaataTGGATACATACAATGAACAAATCAAAAGGCTTGCAGATATCATCATCACATACCGCATCGTCGTTTAGGTCAAATGTATTGCGATCAAGATTCATCTACAAGAAAACACCAATAAAAATGGTACATAACACATTACCTTACACATAAAAAAGCATACCCCCACTAGTTTCTCATATATATTTATCATAGAAAAGACTCCACCACTGTGCATTTCAACATAAATTAGTAATAACAGatagcaaaataaataaatagaggAATCTactttagaaataaaaaaatcttaagaACAAATACTGACAATGTAGAACAGGTGAAAAAATAATGCACACTTGATGAATCATAAAAAAGCAACACCAAAATTGAGCACAAAAACTTATGCAGAGTGCATAAAAAAGAATAGTGGGAACACCAgtctctcatttgaatttatatCATATAACATACAAATTATAATAGAAACTTAAAAAAACACATTAAAAAACCGAATCCACATCACATGTAGCAAGCCTACCCCCATCTTTATTCCAGATCCCCATAAACGGTTCCCCCGTTAGGAATATAACACTACCCATACATATCAAcagcaaaaaaaattgatccattttcatagaaaataaaaatccaaaatCATGAACACTAAATCCTTACCCCTAACAcatcacatatacatacatggaGGACTGAAAATACCCCTAGGCCTGAACACCAATCGAAACCTCCAATATAGGAAGTTCATGCTAGAATAAAAGTACCATAACTTCTTGCATAAAACAGAAGAAACTATAATAAAAACTACTAGAAAGATATGAATCAACCACGAGCAAAAGCTAGAGGAGCATACTCACCACACCAAAACACTGGATCTGAATACTGCTCGATTCCTTCACCAACCTCCctacaacaaaacaaaaaggcatCAAAAGAACACTAGAATAGTACGCCCCCTCCCCCTTGGAGAAATCAAACAAACACACATCCAAATAACATCTTAGAAACCATCTCAACAATAGTGCAGACAAGCCTGATTTCTCATCAGAGACATGAATCCCCTCTATGAAAACCAAACCCTaacagataaaaaataaaaaaaacttcatgagaagaacAAATCACACAAAAAAGGATGTAGCCGAGAAATAGAACAAGGAAAAATCGCTTGAATCGAAGCAATCAACCGGCCACTTACATAGGAAGATGGCATGCGCTACGAGGGAGAGCAAGACGATGAATTGCGTCGCTTTTGCCTATCTGAGAAACGAGATATTGAGTGGGAGCGAGAAAAGAAAGGATAAGAGAGAGAGTGCGAGCTGGAGAAAGATGTTAGAGAAAGGGGCGAGAGAGAGTGCGCGTATTCAACCAGCTTAACGCGTCGGATGCgctagaaaaaaaaaccaaaaccaaaatcaAAACCCC harbors:
- the LOC133889414 gene encoding probable aldo-keto reductase 2; its protein translation is MEFSIGELKKLVVEGKMKYIGLSEASASTIRSMQSILSLQFSWSGHYGLEIELATGIVAYSPLGRGFFSSWAKLMDSLSEKTFARFQPENLDKNVQIFERGSDVRPIPGTTKLENFIQNVGALFVKLTADEMTELHSYYTAAVLGDRHPQMGYTWKNSETPPLPSWKSE